One window of the Nevskiales bacterium genome contains the following:
- the rrtA gene encoding rhombosortase, giving the protein MIAEWRARSSAGWRFAALASLLVLLLQAGGPELRLLLQYERAGLQAGEGYRLVTGHWVHLDWAHALLNVAGLWLLAVLDTGRTGLRWQALRCLLLCLAVSVALYACNPEVDWYVGLSGMLHGLFVIALVQALRQRTDPVAALVLALLIGKLAWEHYHGALTQGLLQPPVIVAAHSYGALAGVGYAALATVVARARRGQAHNPRD; this is encoded by the coding sequence CTTCGCCGCGCTGGCGAGCCTGCTGGTGCTCCTCTTGCAGGCCGGCGGTCCGGAGCTGCGCCTGCTGCTGCAATATGAGCGTGCCGGTTTGCAGGCGGGTGAAGGATATCGCCTGGTCACGGGCCACTGGGTGCATCTCGACTGGGCGCACGCGCTGCTGAACGTCGCCGGGCTCTGGCTGTTGGCGGTGCTGGACACGGGCCGCACCGGGCTGCGGTGGCAAGCGCTGCGCTGCCTGCTGCTGTGCCTTGCCGTCAGCGTGGCGCTGTACGCCTGCAACCCCGAAGTGGACTGGTACGTGGGTCTGTCGGGCATGCTGCATGGTCTGTTCGTGATCGCGCTCGTGCAGGCCTTGCGCCAGAGAACCGACCCGGTCGCGGCCCTGGTCCTGGCCCTGCTGATAGGCAAACTGGCATGGGAGCATTATCATGGCGCGCTCACGCAAGGCCTGCTGCAGCCACCGGTGATCGTCGCGGCACACAGCTACGGCGCGCTGGCGGGTGTTGGTTACGCGGCGCTCGCGACTGTCGTGGCGCGCGCGCGCCGCGGCCAGGCCCACAACCCAAGGGACTAG
- the fabD gene encoding ACP S-malonyltransferase produces MRFALLFPGQGSQSVGMLGALAARHAVVRETFAEASAALSYDLWQLVSEGPADMLDRTEHTQPALLAAGVAVWRTWRALGGPEPDAMAGHSLGEYTALVCASALSFADALRLVERRGQLMQAAVPAGSGAMAAIVGLDDEQVRAVCAESAQGEVVEAVNFNAPGQVVVAGHHTAVERAATLAKARGAKLTKVLPVSVPSHCSLMRPAAEQLAQDLQAVAVQPPAIPVLHNLDATPRSRPEDIRAALVAQLHSPVQWVKTIQALRAQGAAALLECGPGRVLTGLTKRIDKAANGECLQDPQTLEAGLALVRGS; encoded by the coding sequence ATGCGTTTTGCACTGCTGTTTCCCGGACAGGGCTCGCAGTCGGTCGGCATGCTCGGCGCACTGGCGGCACGGCATGCCGTGGTGCGCGAAACCTTTGCCGAGGCCTCGGCGGCGCTGTCCTACGACCTGTGGCAGCTGGTGAGCGAAGGCCCGGCGGACATGCTCGACCGCACCGAACACACCCAGCCCGCACTGCTGGCTGCCGGCGTGGCGGTGTGGCGCACCTGGCGCGCGCTCGGCGGGCCTGAACCGGATGCGATGGCCGGGCACAGCCTCGGCGAATACACCGCGCTGGTCTGCGCCAGTGCGCTGTCGTTCGCCGATGCCCTGCGCCTGGTGGAGCGCCGCGGTCAGTTGATGCAGGCGGCGGTGCCCGCCGGCAGCGGCGCGATGGCTGCCATCGTCGGCCTGGATGACGAGCAGGTGCGCGCGGTCTGCGCCGAGAGCGCGCAGGGCGAGGTGGTGGAGGCGGTGAATTTCAATGCGCCCGGACAGGTCGTAGTGGCCGGCCACCACACGGCGGTGGAGCGCGCGGCGACGCTGGCCAAGGCGCGTGGCGCCAAGCTGACCAAGGTCCTGCCGGTCAGCGTGCCTTCGCACTGCAGCCTGATGCGGCCCGCGGCCGAGCAGCTGGCCCAGGATTTGCAGGCCGTGGCCGTCCAGCCGCCAGCCATTCCGGTGCTGCACAATCTGGATGCCACGCCGCGCAGCCGGCCTGAGGACATCCGCGCCGCGCTGGTGGCGCAGCTGCACAGCCCGGTGCAGTGGGTGAAGACCATCCAGGCCCTGCGTGCGCAGGGCGCCGCCGCATTGCTCGAATGCGGCCCGGGCAGGGTCCTGACCGGATTGACCAAGCGCATCGACAAGGCCGCGAACGGCGAATGTCTGCAGGACCCGCAGACGCTGGAAGCCGGCCTGGCGCTGGTGAGGGGGAGCTGA
- the acpP gene encoding acyl carrier protein, which yields MSSVEERVKKVIAEQLSPDDPSKVTAEASFVDDLGADSLDTVELVMALEEEFEIDIPDEEAEKIVTVQDAIDYIKAHVS from the coding sequence ATGAGCAGCGTGGAAGAACGGGTCAAGAAAGTCATTGCCGAGCAGCTGAGCCCCGACGATCCGTCCAAGGTGACGGCCGAAGCCTCGTTCGTCGATGACCTGGGCGCCGACTCCCTGGACACGGTGGAGCTGGTCATGGCCCTCGAGGAGGAGTTCGAGATCGACATCCCCGACGAGGAAGCCGAGAAGATCGTCACCGTGCAGGACGCCATCGACTACATCAAGGCGCACGTTTCCTGA
- the fabG gene encoding 3-oxoacyl-ACP reductase FabG: protein MLQNDVALVTGASRGIGRAIALALGQQGARVIGTATREDGAAAITQTLQAAGIAGCGMTLDVRDASAIEAVVAAAEKQFGAPTILVNNAAVTRDNLLMRMKDEEWQEILDTNLSAVYRMSKAVVRGMMKARRGRIINISSVVGLTGNPGQANYAAAKAGLLGFSKSLAREIGSRNITVNVVAPGFIDTDMTRDLPAETREALLRQIALGRLGAPEDVAAAVVFLASPAAAYITGETLNVNGGLYMP, encoded by the coding sequence ATGTTGCAGAACGACGTGGCGCTGGTGACCGGCGCCTCCCGCGGCATCGGCCGCGCCATCGCCCTGGCACTGGGACAGCAGGGTGCCCGAGTGATCGGTACCGCCACCCGTGAAGACGGCGCGGCTGCCATCACGCAGACACTGCAGGCCGCAGGCATCGCCGGCTGCGGCATGACGCTGGACGTCCGGGACGCGAGCGCGATCGAGGCCGTGGTCGCGGCGGCGGAAAAGCAGTTCGGTGCGCCCACCATCCTGGTCAACAACGCCGCCGTCACGCGCGACAACCTGCTCATGCGCATGAAGGACGAGGAGTGGCAGGAAATCCTGGACACCAACCTCAGCGCCGTTTACCGGATGTCCAAGGCCGTGGTACGCGGCATGATGAAGGCGCGCCGCGGCCGCATCATCAACATCAGCTCGGTGGTCGGCCTGACCGGTAACCCGGGACAGGCGAACTACGCCGCTGCCAAGGCCGGCCTGCTGGGCTTCAGCAAGTCGCTGGCACGCGAGATCGGCTCACGCAACATCACGGTCAACGTCGTGGCCCCGGGATTCATCGACACCGACATGACCCGCGACTTGCCCGCCGAAACCCGGGAAGCTCTGCTCAGGCAGATCGCCCTGGGCCGGCTGGGCGCGCCGGAGGATGTGGCGGCAGCAGTAGTGTTTCTGGCGTCGCCGGCCGCGGCATACATTACCGGCGAAACACTGAACGTGAACGGCGGCCTGTACATGCCTTAG
- the fabF gene encoding beta-ketoacyl-ACP synthase II, translated as MARRRVVITGLGLVSPVGSTVKEGWENILAGRSGIVPITGFDVSTFPTKFAGLVSGFKADDYLSPKDQRRFDTFIVYGAAGAMQAMKDAGIEVTEQNAERIAVCVGSGIGGIGTIYDNCIALHEAKSPKKVSPFFVPAGIVNMVSGFISIHLGIKGPNFSPVSACTTSAHSIGLGARMIAYGEADIAITGGAEAAANPIGLAGFCAARALSTRNDDPQAASRPWDKDRDGFVLGDGAGILILEEYEHARKRGATIYAELAGFGMSGDAFHITLPSEGGEGAARCMNNALRDAGLNPGDVQYINAHGTSTLAGDVAETQAVKRSFGDHASKLAISSTKSMTGHLLGAAGGIEAIFSVLAIRDQVAPPTINLHAPSPDCDLDYVPNEARPMKIDVAMSNSFGFGGTNGTLIFRRLS; from the coding sequence TTGGCGCGTAGACGGGTCGTCATCACCGGCCTGGGGCTGGTGTCTCCGGTAGGATCCACGGTCAAGGAAGGCTGGGAGAACATCCTCGCGGGACGCAGTGGCATCGTGCCGATCACCGGCTTCGACGTCAGCACCTTCCCGACCAAGTTCGCCGGCCTGGTGAGCGGCTTCAAGGCCGACGACTACCTCAGTCCCAAGGACCAGCGGCGCTTCGACACTTTCATCGTCTACGGTGCCGCCGGCGCCATGCAGGCGATGAAGGATGCCGGCATCGAGGTCACGGAGCAGAATGCCGAGCGCATTGCGGTGTGCGTCGGCTCCGGCATCGGCGGGATCGGCACCATCTACGACAACTGCATCGCACTGCATGAGGCCAAGAGCCCGAAGAAGGTTTCGCCATTCTTCGTACCGGCCGGCATCGTCAATATGGTGTCGGGATTCATCTCCATCCACCTGGGCATCAAAGGGCCGAACTTCTCGCCGGTCAGCGCCTGCACCACGTCCGCGCACAGCATCGGCCTGGGTGCGCGCATGATCGCCTACGGGGAGGCCGATATCGCCATCACCGGCGGCGCCGAGGCGGCGGCCAACCCGATCGGGCTGGCCGGATTCTGTGCCGCCCGTGCGCTGTCCACGCGCAACGACGATCCGCAGGCCGCCAGCCGCCCCTGGGACAAGGATCGCGACGGCTTCGTGCTGGGCGATGGTGCCGGCATCCTGATCCTCGAAGAGTACGAACACGCCCGGAAGCGCGGCGCCACCATTTACGCGGAACTGGCGGGTTTCGGCATGAGCGGCGATGCCTTCCACATCACCCTGCCGTCGGAGGGCGGGGAGGGTGCGGCGCGCTGCATGAACAACGCTCTGCGCGACGCCGGCCTCAATCCCGGTGACGTGCAATACATCAACGCGCATGGCACTTCGACCCTGGCCGGTGACGTGGCCGAGACCCAGGCGGTCAAGCGCAGTTTCGGCGACCATGCAAGCAAGCTCGCGATCAGCTCGACCAAGTCCATGACCGGCCACTTGTTGGGCGCAGCGGGCGGCATCGAAGCGATCTTTTCGGTGCTGGCGATCCGCGACCAGGTCGCACCGCCGACCATCAACCTGCACGCGCCGAGCCCGGACTGCGATCTGGACTATGTGCCGAACGAGGCGCGGCCGATGAAGATCGATGTCGCCATGTCCAACTCCTTCGGCTTCGGCGGCACCAACGGTACGCTGATCTTCCGCCGCTTGAGTTGA